From the genome of Arthrobacter alpinus, one region includes:
- the rplK gene encoding 50S ribosomal protein L11 produces the protein MAPKKKVTGLIKLQIQAGAANPAPPIGPALGQHGVNIMEFCKAYNAATESQRGNVIPVEITVYEDRSFTFITKTPPAAELIKKAAGVAKGSATPHTVKVAQLTKAQVTEIATQKLVDLNATSIEGAEKIIAGTARSMGITVEA, from the coding sequence TTGGCTCCCAAGAAGAAGGTCACCGGCCTTATCAAGCTGCAGATCCAGGCAGGCGCCGCTAACCCGGCACCGCCCATCGGTCCGGCACTTGGTCAGCACGGCGTCAACATCATGGAATTCTGCAAGGCGTACAACGCTGCAACGGAATCCCAGCGCGGAAACGTTATCCCCGTGGAAATCACGGTTTACGAAGACCGTTCATTTACGTTCATCACCAAGACCCCGCCGGCTGCAGAGCTCATCAAAAAGGCTGCAGGCGTCGCCAAGGGTTCAGCTACCCCGCACACCGTCAAGGTTGCTCAGCTGACCAAGGCACAGGTAACCGAGATCGCCACCCAGAAGCTGGTCGACCTCAACGCCACCAGCATCGAAGGCGCCGAGAAGATCATCGCCGGCACCGCCCGCTCCATGGGTATCACCGTCGAGGCCTAA
- a CDS encoding GNAT family N-acetyltransferase, translated as MDFTIRQATVADAASLAELAALTFPLACPTSSEPENIAAFIASELSAVSFARYLSDPQRILFVAEGGLGKGEQHLLAYTMMVDGPSSDADVLAAFNGPSVEMSKCYAHPDCHGMGISAAVMAASLQWAADQGSPQVWLGVNTENLRAKTFYEKHGFTVAGHKSFQLGSRVEHDYLMLRPL; from the coding sequence ATGGACTTCACAATTCGACAGGCCACCGTGGCAGATGCTGCCTCTCTGGCTGAACTTGCTGCCTTGACGTTTCCGCTGGCTTGCCCGACCAGCAGCGAGCCCGAAAACATCGCCGCCTTTATTGCCTCGGAATTAAGCGCAGTGTCCTTTGCCCGGTATCTCAGCGACCCGCAGCGGATACTGTTCGTCGCCGAAGGCGGCCTCGGGAAGGGGGAGCAACACTTGCTTGCCTACACCATGATGGTTGACGGCCCGTCATCGGACGCGGATGTGCTGGCGGCATTCAACGGCCCATCCGTGGAAATGAGTAAATGTTATGCCCATCCGGATTGCCACGGGATGGGGATCAGCGCAGCCGTTATGGCAGCGAGCCTACAATGGGCCGCTGACCAGGGAAGCCCGCAGGTCTGGTTGGGGGTCAATACTGAGAACCTCCGCGCCAAGACCTTCTATGAGAAGCACGGTTTCACTGTGGCTGGACACAAGAGTTTTCAATTGGGGAGCCGGGTCGAGCACGACTACCTCATGCTCAGGCCTCTCTAA
- the rplA gene encoding 50S ribosomal protein L1 produces the protein MAKRSKAYEAAVAKIDAEKLYAPFEAIKLAKATNPSKFDATVEVAFRLGVDPRKADQMIRGTVNLPHGTGKTARVLVFATGERAEAAIAAGADFVGTDELIEKIQGGWTDFDAAVATPDLMGKVGRLGKVLGPRNLMPNPKTGTVTNDVAKAVNDIKGGKIDFRVDKHSNLHFIIGKVSFDEIKLAENYAAALEEVLRLKPSASKGRYLQKATVATTFGPGISVDPAATKVLTEV, from the coding sequence ATGGCAAAGCGCAGCAAAGCATATGAGGCAGCCGTAGCCAAGATCGATGCGGAGAAACTTTACGCACCGTTCGAGGCCATCAAGCTCGCCAAGGCAACCAACCCCTCCAAGTTCGACGCGACCGTCGAGGTTGCCTTCCGCTTGGGTGTAGACCCTCGCAAGGCTGACCAGATGATCCGCGGCACAGTGAACCTGCCTCACGGTACCGGTAAGACGGCACGTGTTCTGGTTTTCGCAACCGGTGAGCGCGCCGAGGCTGCTATTGCAGCTGGCGCTGACTTTGTTGGCACCGACGAACTGATCGAAAAGATCCAGGGCGGCTGGACCGACTTCGATGCAGCCGTTGCCACCCCCGACCTCATGGGTAAGGTTGGCCGTTTGGGTAAGGTTCTTGGCCCGCGTAACCTCATGCCGAACCCGAAGACCGGTACGGTAACGAACGACGTCGCCAAGGCTGTCAATGACATCAAGGGTGGAAAGATCGACTTCCGCGTCGACAAGCACTCCAACCTTCACTTCATCATCGGCAAGGTCTCCTTCGACGAGATCAAGCTGGCTGAGAACTACGCGGCAGCACTGGAAGAGGTGCTTCGTTTGAAGCCGTCCGCTTCCAAGGGCCGCTACCTGCAGAAGGCCACCGTCGCCACGACGTTCGGCCCCGGCATTTCCGTGGATCCTGCGGCCACGAAGGTCTTGACTGAGGTCTAA